The DNA window CCAGGGCTGCAACATTGATGATCACTTTACGAACAACAATATCGTCTTCGACACTACCTTCTGCGGTGACTGGGCTGGCTCTCCTGACGTCTGGAACAAGAACCCAGAGACTGCGTCACTGGGAGAGTGCAACGACTATGTTGCCAACAACCCTTCTGCCTTCAAGAACGCCTACTGGCTTGTGAACAGCATCAAGGTCTACAGCCAAGGCGATTCCAACGGTGGTGGTAACAATGGCGGCAACAATGGCGGCAACGGTGGAAACAGTGGCGAGGGCAACAGTGGTGAAGGCAACAGCGGAAACGGAAACTCGGGCAATGGTAATTCTGGAAACGGTAACACCGGCAATAACAACAGCGGAAACAACAACTCCGGCGACAACAACTCTGGTGACAACAACTCCGGTGACAACAACAGCGGCAATGGCAACTCTGGTAATGGTCAGAGCGGTAATGGCGATGCGTACAACGGCGGAAACAACGGTGATGGTCAGACATACGCTCCTCCTGAGAACCAGCCAAGCCAAGACGGCGGCAATGTCTGGTACGTCCCTACCGGtgatcaacaacaaaacaaCCAGAATGGCGATAGTTCCAGCTCTAGTAGCGAGCAAAGCCAAAGCTACGACAATGGACAGTACCACGGTCCAGGAGCGTACAGCAAGAGCCGTGTCCACAGCCATGGTGGCAGCCACAGAGGCACAACAAGCTGGGACGGAAAGGGCTGGCGAGTCAGTTCCAGACGATCCATGCCCAAGCGACACCTCGCATGATCAAGGTCGCTAGAGGAAACCAGTTTGTCTTGTTTGTCATCGCATGAGATACCCACTCAAAACAAAgtaagaaaagagaaaaaaagttCGGGCTGAGGTCGAGGTTGAGGGCGGCGTTATTTGGAACACACCGTTTGAACAGATATACTGAATATCTTCTCGGTTGCATTTTCGGTTTTTAGATTTTTTATGTCAACTTCTTTTTACCTTCTCAGTatatatctatctatcttTGGTTGGCCAGTCAATCAATATTGACTGTG is part of the Fusarium poae strain DAOMC 252244 chromosome 4, whole genome shotgun sequence genome and encodes:
- a CDS encoding hypothetical protein (SECRETED:SignalP(1-19)~CAZy:GH16) — encoded protein: MHTSILTLGLVAFLQGATASNNSSRSGYSITHTYDSTNFFEAFDFFNEKDPTNGFVEYIDADSANSEGLAGFVDGQVYMGVDYKTKNPSNGRKSVRVTSHDSFTHGLFIADIAHMPGSIPGVWPAYWMFSSGGRWPDDGEIDILEGVSTQTENKITLHTGPGCTITNDGTDQSTTLVNDNCNAGGANEGCGQCTADNQNYGDGFNDIGGGVYATEWTSDHIAVWFFHRGRIPQDIQSGNPDPSSWGNPTAKFNGGQGCNIDDHFTNNNIVFDTTFCGDWAGSPDVWNKNPETASLGECNDYVANNPSAFKNAYWLVNSIKVYSQGDSNGGGNNGGNNGGNGGNSGEGNSGEGNSGNGNSGNGNSGNGNTGNNNSGNNNSGDNNSGDNNSGDNNSGNGNSGNGQSGNGDAYNGGNNGDGQTYAPPENQPSQDGGNVWYVPTGDQQQNNQNGDSSSSSSEQSQSYDNGQYHGPGAYSKSRVHSHGGSHRGTTSWDGKGWRVSSRRSMPKRHLA